The following proteins are co-located in the Planctomycetota bacterium genome:
- a CDS encoding segregation/condensation protein A: MSSYEEESYGYKVDLEAFSGPLDLLLYLIRQEEVEIADIPIARITDQYLQHLEVMQQVNVNLAGEFLVMAATLMEIKSRMLLPQPEREGDEEQEDPRADLIRQLIEYKRFKDAARALAARADEQALKFTRGAAAALGLPERAPEENLPILLGEVTVWDLVAAFKVILSQTTLDPTRHIVLDERPASAYCNDLLDELRSRRHATLRELFNPADGRLGLIHAFMALLELIRRRRVRAEQAGAHGDIRIVLLDDTPLSETELVAPTPPPPEPEAPEATPPEPAPPPAAAASDEDAAADTEVEDIAVPEVAALGDTDGEPPPAAGEETHAVVEDAVPVIPLRPEPAPRVRKRKARATPIAPAAALALRRRHRQRTRCLLARFARLRPLASTRRVAGPRRRR; this comes from the coding sequence GTGTCGTCCTACGAAGAGGAAAGCTACGGCTACAAGGTGGACCTGGAGGCCTTCAGCGGCCCCCTCGATCTCCTCCTGTACCTGATTCGCCAGGAGGAGGTCGAGATCGCCGACATCCCCATCGCACGCATCACCGACCAGTACCTCCAGCACCTCGAGGTGATGCAGCAGGTCAACGTGAACCTCGCGGGCGAGTTCCTGGTCATGGCCGCCACGCTGATGGAGATCAAGTCGCGCATGCTCCTGCCCCAGCCCGAACGCGAGGGCGACGAGGAGCAGGAGGACCCGCGGGCCGACCTCATCCGCCAACTGATCGAGTACAAGCGTTTCAAGGACGCCGCCCGCGCGCTCGCCGCCCGGGCCGACGAGCAGGCCCTCAAGTTCACCCGCGGCGCCGCCGCCGCGCTCGGCCTGCCCGAGCGCGCCCCCGAGGAGAACCTGCCCATCCTCCTCGGCGAGGTGACCGTGTGGGACCTCGTGGCCGCCTTCAAGGTGATCCTGAGCCAGACGACGCTGGACCCGACCCGCCACATCGTGCTGGACGAGCGCCCGGCCAGCGCCTACTGCAACGACCTGCTCGACGAGCTGCGCTCGCGCCGCCACGCCACGCTGCGCGAGCTGTTCAACCCGGCCGACGGCCGCCTCGGGCTCATCCACGCCTTCATGGCCCTCCTCGAGCTGATCCGCCGCCGCCGCGTGCGCGCCGAGCAAGCCGGCGCCCACGGCGACATCCGCATCGTGCTCCTCGACGACACGCCGCTCAGCGAGACCGAACTCGTGGCGCCCACGCCCCCGCCCCCGGAGCCCGAGGCGCCCGAGGCTACGCCCCCCGAGCCGGCCCCGCCGCCCGCCGCGGCAGCCAGCGACGAGGACGCCGCCGCCGACACCGAGGTCGAGGACATCGCGGTGCCCGAGGTCGCCGCCCTGGGCGACACGGACGGCGAGCCGCCGCCGGCCGCCGGCGAGGAGACGCACGCGGTGGTCGAGGACGCGGTGCCCGTGATCCCGCTTCGGCCCGAGCCCGCGCCACGTGTCAGGAAACGCAAGGCCCGGGCGACGCCCATCGCCCCCGCGGCGGCCCTCGCCCTCAGGCGGCGACATCGGCAGCGCACCCGGTGCCTGCTCGCGCGCTTCGCGCGCCTCCGCCCCCTCGCCTCGACCCGCCGCGTCGCCGGCCCCAGGCGGCGCCGCTAG
- a CDS encoding zinc-binding dehydrogenase codes for MKAAAAVLERFNEPLVYREFEVQPLAEGEVLVKIAAAGVCGSDVHMWRGKDPRTPLPMILGHEAVGTVADTGGEKRDLLGRVLRPGDTVMWERGVMCGRCYYCVVRKEPSLCPHRRTYGISFSCAEPPHLRGCYAEYLHVKAGAPFLRIDDAMDPAVLVAASCSGATAAHAIEVSRIRPGDVVLVVGPGPVGLFCLAFALKAGASRVYVAGTPADASRLDMARAFGAAGTINVGEMSADQRRQYLLDATGGFGPNVVLDCTGSVRALEENIALVAPGGTYAIPGIAEPRERFPIDLFAWIARKNVALQGVWVSDTNHLWQAVQLVLSRQFPFEQLVTHTFPLAEAMAGLAAVEKCEAVKAVLRP; via the coding sequence GTGAAAGCTGCTGCCGCTGTTCTCGAGAGGTTCAACGAGCCGCTCGTGTATCGCGAGTTCGAGGTTCAGCCACTCGCGGAGGGCGAGGTGCTGGTGAAGATCGCCGCCGCCGGCGTGTGCGGATCGGACGTGCACATGTGGCGCGGCAAGGACCCCCGTACGCCGCTGCCGATGATCCTCGGCCACGAGGCCGTCGGCACCGTCGCCGACACGGGCGGCGAGAAACGCGACCTGCTCGGCCGCGTGCTGCGGCCCGGCGACACAGTGATGTGGGAGCGCGGCGTGATGTGCGGGCGATGCTACTACTGCGTCGTGCGCAAGGAGCCGTCGCTATGCCCCCACCGCCGCACCTACGGCATCTCATTCTCGTGCGCCGAGCCGCCGCACCTGCGCGGCTGCTACGCCGAGTATCTGCACGTGAAAGCGGGCGCGCCCTTCCTCCGCATTGACGACGCGATGGACCCCGCGGTGCTCGTGGCCGCGTCGTGCTCGGGCGCCACGGCGGCGCACGCCATCGAGGTCTCGCGCATCCGCCCGGGCGACGTGGTGCTCGTCGTCGGCCCAGGCCCTGTCGGCCTGTTCTGCCTGGCCTTCGCGCTCAAGGCGGGGGCCAGCCGCGTCTACGTGGCGGGCACGCCGGCCGACGCCTCCCGCCTCGACATGGCCCGGGCCTTCGGCGCGGCCGGCACGATCAACGTCGGCGAGATGAGCGCCGACCAGCGCAGGCAGTATCTCCTCGACGCCACCGGCGGCTTCGGGCCGAACGTGGTCCTCGATTGCACCGGCTCGGTGCGCGCACTCGAGGAGAACATCGCATTGGTTGCCCCCGGCGGCACGTATGCCATCCCCGGCATCGCCGAGCCGCGCGAGCGGTTCCCCATTGACCTCTTCGCCTGGATCGCCCGCAAGAATGTGGCGTTGCAGGGCGTGTGGGTGAGCGACACGAATCACCTGTGGCAGGCGGTCCAGCTCGTGCTCTCGCGCCAGTTTCCCTTCGAGCAGCTCGTCACCCACACGTTCCCGCTGGCCGAGGCGATGGCCGGCCTGGCGGCGGTGGAGAAGTGCGAGGCGGTGAAAGCCGTACTAAGGCCGTGA
- a CDS encoding Gfo/Idh/MocA family oxidoreductase: MARHMRVTSRRGFMGSVALAAGPYFLTSSALGGARRPARTPEEAPRPPASDRITMGGIGMGGRGSGDLTGFSNFPQVQVLAVCDVVKSKRENMKAAMDRKYGNTDCASINDFREITGDPRIDTVMIGTPDHWHAIIACEAMKNGKDVFCEKPETLTIREGRKMVETARRFGRVFSGGSQRVLGDYGALARYIRSGAIGEVKEAFVGVGGPSRDCDLPPEPVPPGLDWDLWLGPAPWAPYNKGRLGFRAWKDYSGGGMTDWGAHKFGAVVFAMDLQETGPVEILPPDGKDVKLLTYVYANGFRMYHGGAPDITYKGTAGEASRGRMGQPLRPVEMLGYKGNGGLAGDFLHCVVTRERPFRDVEFCHRAVTVCHLGNLAYWLGRPLKWDPVKEDFIGDPDASRWVDRPKREPWTL, translated from the coding sequence ATGGCGCGACATATGCGAGTCACCTCCCGCCGCGGCTTCATGGGATCGGTCGCCCTGGCGGCGGGGCCCTACTTCCTCACCTCCAGCGCCCTCGGCGGCGCGCGCCGGCCCGCGCGGACGCCCGAGGAAGCCCCGCGGCCCCCCGCCAGCGACCGCATCACGATGGGCGGCATCGGCATGGGAGGACGCGGCAGCGGCGACCTCACCGGCTTCTCCAACTTCCCCCAGGTGCAGGTGCTCGCCGTCTGCGACGTGGTGAAGTCCAAGCGCGAAAACATGAAGGCGGCCATGGACCGTAAGTACGGAAACACCGACTGCGCGTCCATCAACGACTTCCGCGAGATCACGGGCGACCCGCGCATTGACACCGTGATGATCGGCACGCCCGACCACTGGCACGCGATCATCGCTTGCGAGGCGATGAAGAACGGCAAGGACGTCTTCTGCGAGAAGCCCGAGACGCTGACGATCCGCGAGGGGCGGAAGATGGTGGAGACGGCGCGCCGCTTCGGCCGCGTCTTCTCCGGCGGCAGCCAGCGCGTGCTGGGCGACTATGGGGCGCTCGCGCGCTACATCCGCAGCGGCGCCATCGGCGAGGTCAAGGAGGCCTTCGTCGGCGTCGGCGGCCCCTCGCGCGATTGCGATCTGCCGCCCGAACCCGTGCCGCCCGGCCTCGACTGGGACCTCTGGCTCGGCCCCGCGCCCTGGGCGCCTTACAACAAGGGCCGCCTCGGCTTCCGCGCCTGGAAGGACTACTCGGGCGGCGGCATGACCGACTGGGGCGCGCACAAGTTCGGCGCCGTGGTGTTCGCCATGGACCTCCAGGAGACCGGCCCCGTCGAGATCCTCCCGCCCGACGGCAAGGACGTGAAGCTGCTCACCTACGTCTACGCCAACGGCTTCCGCATGTACCACGGCGGCGCGCCCGACATCACCTACAAAGGCACCGCGGGCGAGGCCTCGCGCGGCAGGATGGGCCAGCCCCTCCGCCCCGTCGAAATGCTCGGCTACAAGGGCAACGGCGGCCTGGCCGGCGACTTCCTCCACTGCGTCGTCACCCGCGAGCGGCCCTTCCGCGACGTGGAGTTCTGCCACCGCGCTGTCACCGTCTGCCACCTCGGCAACCTCGCCTACTGGCTCGGCCGCCCGCTCAAGTGGGACCCCGTGAAGGAGGACTTCATCGGCGACCCCGACGCCAGCCGCTGGGTGGACCGCCCGAAGCGCGAGCCCTGGACGCTGTGA
- a CDS encoding site-2 protease family protein → MPDFDLTLFVLRIPPLLFALTIHEFAYGWSAYLCGDPTAKHLGRLTFNPLAHLDPIGALCLLFAPFGWAKPVPVNPYNFRHPRRDDILVSLAGVAANLATAVVVALLLRAFPAAPASEIGRYFWIMLFILLQISVGLALFNLIPIPPLDGSHVLRNLLPREQAIAYERLAPAMSVVFLVLIVSRAIDLVLLPPHTFLVRLLLGS, encoded by the coding sequence ATGCCGGATTTCGACCTGACGCTGTTCGTGCTGCGGATTCCCCCGCTGCTCTTCGCCCTGACGATCCACGAGTTCGCCTACGGCTGGTCGGCCTACCTGTGCGGCGACCCCACGGCGAAGCACCTGGGCCGGCTGACGTTCAACCCCCTCGCGCACCTCGACCCGATCGGCGCGCTGTGCCTGCTCTTCGCGCCCTTCGGCTGGGCCAAGCCGGTGCCGGTGAATCCCTACAACTTCCGCCATCCGCGCCGCGACGACATTCTGGTCTCGCTCGCCGGCGTGGCGGCCAACCTGGCGACGGCGGTGGTGGTGGCCCTCCTGCTGCGCGCGTTCCCCGCCGCTCCAGCGTCCGAGATCGGGCGGTACTTCTGGATCATGCTCTTCATCCTGCTCCAGATCAGCGTGGGGCTGGCCCTCTTCAACCTCATCCCGATCCCGCCGCTCGACGGCTCCCACGTGCTGCGCAACCTGCTGCCGCGCGAGCAGGCCATCGCCTACGAGCGCCTCGCGCCCGCGATGTCCGTCGTCTTCCTCGTGCTGATCGTCTCGCGAGCGATTGACCTCGTCCTCCTCCCGCCGCACACGTTCCTCGTCCGTCTCCTGCTTGGCTCCTGA
- a CDS encoding right-handed parallel beta-helix repeat-containing protein, with the protein MPVGIVLFSLALSLAAAQEPAMPQPALVSLDPPVLLPDGSEFKTWQPVLEFSRTYYVDGSAGSDENAGTKEAPFKTIQRAAMVLEPGERAIVAAGVYREWVQPRRGGTGPDKMISYQAAPGADVVIRGSRVVTEKWTSLSSLRGVWALKIEARWFRHGYNPFLIPNITPEQFEPMDWAHGWRGKKPYTLPRGLVFQDGRRLRQVNERDDLAREAGTYWVALETGGPAILVRPFGDADPNRATMEITTQQCVFAPGETGLGYIHAKGFTIEHAGNPFPFPQYGALSTWRGHHWLIEHNTVRQANGVGIDIGDQFWGLPQPKTKPAWHIVRRNAVTDCGVCGIQGLAATHCLVEENLLCNNAFHPVEQYWETGAIKLHCNNGTLIRRNRIFDTHHGCGIWMDFANVNSRCTQNLVVGSRTVHGGIFLEASLRPNLIDRNVIWDTQGAGLYEHDSRGQTFAHNFIGRSSGPAILLRGKVTDRKVHGEPVGNGGHVAVNNVFFANKEGISTKCEQADVSHNLSDGVVASFDRESLTLTWHVTGPAPWCQALAPITHDFFGRVWPPDTRLPGPFRDVPSKPTALRLFGPEAAAP; encoded by the coding sequence ATGCCCGTGGGAATCGTGCTCTTCTCCCTCGCGCTCTCGCTTGCCGCCGCACAGGAGCCTGCCATGCCCCAGCCCGCGCTCGTCAGCCTCGACCCGCCCGTGCTCCTGCCCGACGGCTCGGAGTTCAAGACCTGGCAGCCCGTGCTTGAGTTCTCAAGGACGTACTACGTGGACGGCTCGGCGGGTTCGGACGAGAACGCGGGCACAAAGGAGGCGCCGTTCAAGACCATTCAACGCGCGGCGATGGTGCTCGAGCCCGGCGAGCGCGCGATCGTGGCGGCGGGGGTCTACCGCGAATGGGTGCAGCCGCGCCGCGGCGGCACCGGGCCCGACAAGATGATCAGCTACCAGGCCGCCCCCGGGGCCGACGTGGTCATCCGCGGCTCCCGCGTGGTGACCGAGAAGTGGACCTCCCTCAGCTCGCTCCGAGGGGTCTGGGCGCTGAAGATCGAGGCCAGGTGGTTCCGGCACGGTTACAACCCATTCCTCATCCCCAACATCACGCCCGAGCAGTTCGAGCCGATGGACTGGGCTCACGGCTGGCGCGGCAAGAAGCCCTACACGCTGCCCCGCGGCCTCGTGTTCCAGGATGGCCGCCGCCTGCGCCAGGTGAACGAGCGCGACGACCTGGCGAGGGAGGCGGGCACCTATTGGGTCGCGTTGGAGACAGGCGGCCCCGCCATCCTGGTCCGCCCCTTCGGCGACGCCGACCCCAACCGGGCCACGATGGAGATCACCACGCAGCAATGCGTCTTCGCCCCCGGAGAGACGGGCCTCGGCTACATCCACGCCAAGGGCTTCACCATCGAGCACGCGGGCAACCCCTTCCCCTTCCCGCAGTACGGCGCGCTCTCCACCTGGCGCGGCCACCACTGGCTCATCGAGCATAACACGGTGCGCCAGGCCAACGGCGTGGGCATTGACATCGGCGACCAGTTCTGGGGCCTGCCGCAGCCCAAGACGAAGCCCGCCTGGCACATCGTCCGCCGCAACGCGGTCACCGACTGCGGCGTGTGCGGCATCCAGGGCCTCGCCGCCACCCACTGCCTGGTCGAGGAGAACCTCCTCTGCAACAACGCCTTCCACCCCGTCGAGCAGTACTGGGAGACGGGCGCAATCAAGCTCCACTGCAACAACGGCACCCTCATCCGCCGCAACCGCATCTTCGACACCCACCACGGCTGCGGCATCTGGATGGACTTCGCCAACGTGAACTCGCGCTGCACGCAGAACCTCGTGGTCGGCTCGCGCACCGTGCACGGCGGCATCTTCCTCGAGGCCTCGCTGCGGCCCAACCTCATTGACCGCAACGTCATCTGGGACACCCAGGGCGCCGGCCTCTACGAGCACGATAGCCGCGGCCAGACCTTCGCCCACAACTTCATCGGCCGCAGCTCCGGCCCGGCCATCCTGCTCCGCGGCAAAGTCACCGACCGCAAGGTACACGGCGAGCCGGTCGGCAACGGCGGCCACGTCGCCGTCAACAACGTCTTCTTTGCCAACAAGGAGGGGATCAGCACGAAGTGCGAGCAGGCCGACGTGAGCCACAACCTCAGCGACGGCGTCGTGGCCAGCTTCGACCGCGAGTCGCTCACCCTCACCTGGCACGTGACGGGGCCGGCGCCCTGGTGTCAGGCCCTCGCCCCGATCACCCACGACTTCTTCGGGCGGGTCTGGCCGCCCGACACGCGGCTCCCCGGCCCCTTCCGCGACGTGCCCTCGAAGCCGACGGCCCTGCGCCTCTTCGGCCCCGAGGCCGCCGCGCCCTGA
- a CDS encoding class I SAM-dependent methyltransferase, with translation MVQRGSWGRAVACALAALAAGAAGAGEGERPSEAFRREFLAGMPKSALSTTPEDATLLRILVEARHAQRGVEVGSYIGFGACHMGIGFERTGGHLTTIEIDPATAEQCRENIRKMGLEKSVTCVTGDALKVLTTLEGPIDFLFIDAAKSDYFKYLKAVEAKLKAGAVIVADNTIQSAGAMRDFLDYLANSPDYESVTVRASDAKRDGMTIAYKVR, from the coding sequence ATGGTGCAACGGGGGTCGTGGGGCAGGGCGGTGGCGTGTGCGCTGGCGGCGTTGGCGGCGGGCGCCGCCGGGGCAGGGGAGGGGGAGCGGCCGAGCGAGGCGTTCCGCCGCGAGTTTCTCGCAGGGATGCCGAAGAGCGCGCTCAGCACGACGCCCGAGGACGCGACGCTGCTGCGCATCCTGGTGGAGGCGCGGCACGCGCAACGCGGGGTGGAGGTGGGCTCGTACATCGGGTTCGGCGCCTGCCACATGGGAATCGGCTTCGAGCGCACGGGCGGGCATCTCACGACCATCGAGATTGACCCCGCGACGGCGGAGCAGTGCCGCGAGAACATCCGCAAGATGGGCCTCGAGAAGAGCGTGACGTGTGTGACGGGCGATGCGCTGAAGGTGCTGACCACGCTCGAGGGGCCCATTGATTTCCTGTTCATTGACGCCGCGAAGAGCGATTACTTCAAGTACCTGAAGGCCGTGGAGGCGAAACTCAAGGCGGGCGCGGTGATCGTGGCGGACAACACGATCCAGTCGGCCGGCGCGATGAGGGACTTCCTGGATTACCTGGCGAACAGCCCGGACTACGAGAGCGTGACGGTGCGTGCGTCGGACGCCAAGCGCGACGGGATGACGATTGCGTACAAGGTGCGTTGA
- a CDS encoding class I adenylate-forming enzyme family protein, with amino-acid sequence MAYREIRSTRDMWENNLPRFPRKTAIVEGDVALSFAEANDKIERLRTAFVNRLGIKQHENVAVLLPNCLDYFLVYWALVKLGAVVVPVNTRLRAEEMHHILRTTDGSTLLAHKTLWKTAQAALPDCPNIRHIVSVGFEEDGLIPYDELLATEPQPYTPPDIQPDDLAIIMHTSGTTGQPKGAVMHHADLLFNVRMSLLAHGWRHEDVHLLVVPMFHATALYSMLPASAYLGSTIVVAPRPHVPELVALIERHRCTTFFGVPTLFYWLATARGLEKHDLASLRLIAYAGSMMPPQTIYKLRERFPGVALHNFFGLTETISATHVLPNCDATTHADSIGKLLPEVHQLIVGDDLQPVPPGTVGQLCFHRSNIVRGYWKRPGLIEQACFTHEGEEYFNTGDLAMADPDGYVYLRGRKKEMIIVGGENVYAMEIENTILTHEAVMEAAVVGVEATGASAYLGELVKAVVVPREGHKVTELDIKRHCAERLASYKVPSIVEFRDALPRNPGGKVLKRELK; translated from the coding sequence ATGGCCTACCGTGAGATCCGAAGCACCCGCGACATGTGGGAGAACAACCTCCCCCGCTTCCCCCGCAAGACGGCCATCGTGGAGGGCGACGTGGCGCTCTCGTTCGCCGAGGCCAACGACAAGATCGAGCGCCTCCGCACGGCATTCGTCAATCGCCTCGGGATCAAGCAGCACGAGAACGTGGCCGTCCTCCTGCCCAACTGCCTCGACTACTTTCTCGTCTACTGGGCGCTCGTCAAGCTCGGTGCCGTGGTCGTGCCCGTCAACACCCGCCTGCGCGCCGAGGAGATGCACCACATCCTCCGCACCACCGACGGCTCGACCCTCCTCGCCCACAAGACCCTCTGGAAGACCGCCCAGGCCGCCTTGCCCGATTGCCCGAACATCCGCCACATCGTCAGCGTCGGCTTCGAGGAGGACGGGCTGATCCCCTACGACGAACTCCTCGCCACCGAGCCCCAGCCCTACACCCCGCCCGACATCCAGCCCGACGACCTGGCCATCATCATGCACACCTCCGGCACCACGGGCCAGCCCAAGGGCGCCGTGATGCACCACGCCGACCTCCTGTTCAACGTCCGCATGTCCCTCCTCGCCCACGGCTGGCGCCACGAGGACGTCCACCTGCTCGTGGTGCCCATGTTCCACGCCACCGCGCTCTACTCGATGCTCCCCGCCTCGGCCTACCTCGGCTCCACCATCGTCGTCGCCCCGCGGCCGCACGTGCCCGAGCTCGTCGCTCTCATCGAGCGCCACCGCTGCACCACCTTCTTCGGCGTGCCCACGCTCTTCTACTGGCTCGCCACCGCCCGCGGCCTGGAGAAGCACGACCTCGCGTCCCTCCGCCTCATCGCCTACGCCGGCTCCATGATGCCTCCCCAGACCATCTACAAGCTCCGCGAGCGCTTCCCCGGCGTCGCCCTCCACAACTTCTTCGGCCTCACCGAGACCATCTCGGCCACCCACGTGCTGCCCAACTGCGATGCCACGACCCACGCCGACTCCATCGGCAAACTGCTGCCCGAGGTCCACCAGCTCATCGTGGGCGACGACCTCCAGCCCGTGCCCCCCGGCACCGTGGGCCAGCTCTGCTTCCACCGCTCGAACATCGTGCGCGGCTACTGGAAGCGCCCCGGCCTCATCGAGCAGGCCTGCTTCACCCACGAGGGCGAGGAGTACTTCAACACCGGCGACCTCGCGATGGCCGACCCCGACGGCTACGTCTACCTCCGCGGCCGCAAGAAGGAGATGATCATCGTCGGCGGCGAAAACGTCTACGCCATGGAGATCGAGAACACCATCCTCACCCACGAGGCCGTGATGGAGGCCGCCGTCGTCGGCGTCGAGGCCACCGGCGCCAGCGCCTACCTCGGCGAACTCGTCAAGGCCGTCGTCGTGCCCCGCGAGGGCCACAAGGTCACCGAGCTCGACATCAAGCGCCACTGCGCCGAGCGCCTCGCCAGCTACAAGGTGCCCAGCATCGTCGAGTTCCGCGACGCGCTCCCGCGCAACCCCGGCGGCAAGGTGCTCAAGCGCGAACTCAAGTAG
- a CDS encoding sugar phosphate isomerase/epimerase family protein yields MDEPLSSYARVGIIHFMLWPQTMSGEGPIAETFERLAADAAFDAVEVTRIHDPAARRRVRDIAQTARLTLAFGAQPILLGGRLDLNAPSDTDRTAAIEAVQRAIDQAIELGAAGCAVLSGPDPGEGGRKAATDRLVDSLKWLCDYAAHRGGPPIVLETFDRVPFGKNCLIGPNAEAAEVARRVRRDFPSFGLMIDLSHLPLQGETPQQAVSAVRDYLVHAHMGNCVMRDAAHEAYGDSHPRFGVPGGENDVPQLADYLRALLDAGFLSTTWRPILSFEVKPLQGESVEALLAGSKRTLAAAWAAA; encoded by the coding sequence ATGGACGAGCCGCTCTCCTCCTACGCGCGCGTCGGCATCATCCACTTCATGCTCTGGCCCCAGACGATGAGCGGCGAGGGCCCCATCGCCGAAACCTTCGAGCGCCTCGCCGCCGACGCCGCCTTCGACGCCGTCGAGGTCACCCGCATCCACGACCCCGCCGCGCGGCGCCGCGTGCGCGACATCGCCCAGACCGCCCGCCTCACCCTCGCCTTCGGCGCCCAGCCGATCCTGCTCGGGGGCAGGCTCGACCTCAACGCCCCCAGCGACACCGACCGCACCGCCGCCATCGAGGCCGTCCAACGGGCCATTGACCAGGCCATCGAGCTGGGCGCGGCCGGCTGCGCCGTCCTCAGCGGCCCCGACCCCGGCGAGGGCGGGCGCAAGGCCGCGACCGACCGGCTCGTGGACTCGCTCAAGTGGCTGTGCGACTATGCCGCGCACAGGGGCGGACCGCCCATCGTGCTCGAGACCTTCGACCGCGTGCCCTTCGGCAAGAACTGCCTCATCGGCCCCAACGCCGAGGCCGCCGAGGTGGCCCGCCGCGTGCGGCGCGACTTCCCGTCGTTCGGCCTGATGATCGATCTCAGCCACCTGCCGCTCCAGGGCGAAACCCCGCAGCAGGCGGTGAGCGCCGTGCGCGACTACCTCGTCCACGCCCACATGGGCAACTGCGTGATGCGCGACGCGGCCCACGAGGCCTACGGCGACAGCCATCCCCGCTTCGGCGTGCCCGGCGGCGAGAACGACGTGCCGCAGCTCGCCGACTACCTGCGCGCGCTGCTCGACGCCGGCTTCCTCAGCACCACGTGGCGCCCGATCCTCAGCTTCGAGGTCAAGCCGCTCCAGGGCGAATCCGTCGAGGCCCTCCTCGCCGGCTCCAAACGCACCCTCGCCGCCGCCTGGGCCGCTGCCTGA